The Candidatus Binataceae bacterium genome contains the following window.
CCCATCTTGCGGCCGCGATCCAGATGACGACCTCGAGCGACAAGGCGGCGAATCTCGCCAAGGCCGATCATTTGATTCGGCTCGCCGCCGCGCGCGGCGCGCGACTGGTCGCCCTGCCCGAAGTCTTCAACTGGCGCGGCAAGCGCAGCGACGAACCTGCGGCCGCCGAGCCCCTCGAAGGACCGACCCTCACGCTAATGGCGGGACTCGCTCGCGAGCTCGAAATCCATCTGCTGGCCGGCTCGATCACCGAGCACGCACCGGGCGAGAGCCGGCGCTACAATACCTCGGCGCTGTTCGGCCCGGACGGCGCGCGTCTGGCCGCGTATCGCAAGATTCATCTCTTTGACGTCGATCTGCCGGGCCGCGTGACAATCAAGGAATCCGACGCAAAAATTCCCGGCACGGAAGTGGTTACCGCCGCGACCGCACTCGGCACAGTCGGCTTGAGCATCTGCTATGACTTGCGCTTCCCCGAGCTTTACCGGCGCCTGGCGTTTGCCGGCGCCCGCTTTCTGATGATTCCCAGCGCCTTCACATTCCCGACTGGCGAGGCTCACTGGGATACGTTGATTCGCGCGCGGGCGATCGAGAACCAGTGCTTCGTGATTGCGCCGGCGCAGTTTGGCGCCAACGTCCACGGCTTCAGTGATTACGGCAATTCGATGATCGTCGATCCGTGGGGCCGCGTGCTCGCCCGCGCAGGCGATCAGGAGGGCGTGGTCGTGGCGCCGCTCGATCTTGATTATCTCGAGCGCGTCCGCCGCGAGTTGCCCTCGCTCGCCCACGCCCGCCTCAAGTGATCATTTTAGGGCGGTGGCTTGACGGCGCGCGCGTCCACGCGTTAATCAGGCATCTGATTATCTCACCGGCGCTCGCGCGCATCGACCCGTTCGAGCGCATCGAGAAGGATTGGAACAATGGCTGAAGGACCGCTGGCAGGGTTTCGGATTCTTGACCTGACGCAGGTGGTCTCCGGCCCCTTCGCCACGCAAACGCTTGGCGATCTCGGCGCCGACATCATCAAGGTCGAGCCGCCCGCCGGCGATTTGACACGGAGCGTTGGCGTGCCGCGCAAAAAAGGCGTCGCCGCAGGCTTTCTGGTCTTCAACCGCAACAAACGCAGCATCGTCATCGATCTCAAGCAGAGCCGCGGCGTGGACCTGGTGAAGATGCTTGCAGCGCGCTGCGACGCGATCATCGAGAACAACCGGCCGGGGGTCGCCGATCGTCTGGGCATCGGCTATGCCGACATCCGCAAGGTCAACCCGAAGATCGTCTACTGCGCGATTCACGGCTTTGGCGCCAAGGGTCCGCGCGCCGACGCGCCCGCCTTCGACCCGGTGATTCAGGGCCACAGCGGGATGGCTGCGCTGCAGGGCAGCGGCGGGAAGCCGGTCGCGGTGCGGATGGCGCTCGCGGATAAAATCAGCGGGATGACCGCGGCGCTGAGTATCGTGGCGGCGCTACATGCCGCGCGCAACCGCGGCGTTGGGCAGTACGTCCGCGTCCCGATGCTCGACGCGATGATGGCCTTTGCCGCCAACGATACGATGATCGGTTATGCGTTTGTTCCCGAGGACGAATTCAAGAATCAGGTCCCCAACAGCCTGAGCATCGAGCCGTTCCGCACCAAAGACGGCTATGTCGCCATATCGCCCTTCACCGACGCGCAATGGCAGCGCCTGACGGCTGGCGTCGGCCATCCCGAGTGGTGGCAGATTCCGGGTCGCCGCGAGCGGATCCGCACATGCCTGAAAGGCTTCGCGGAACTATTTCCGCAGCAGGAGACCGCGCATTGGCTCAAGATCCTCAAGGAATCGGATTGCCCTGGCGGCCCGGTCCATTCCTACGAGACGTTGTTCAGCGATCCCGAGGTCGTAGCCAACGAAAGCTTTACGACCTATGAGCATCCTGAGGCCGGTCCGGTGCGGACCCCACGCCCCGGATGGCGTTTCAGCGAAACGCCGGCGCGCATCTCGCGGCGCCCGCCGTTGCTCGGTGAA
Protein-coding sequences here:
- a CDS encoding carbon-nitrogen hydrolase family protein; this translates as MTHLAAAIQMTTSSDKAANLAKADHLIRLAAARGARLVALPEVFNWRGKRSDEPAAAEPLEGPTLTLMAGLARELEIHLLAGSITEHAPGESRRYNTSALFGPDGARLAAYRKIHLFDVDLPGRVTIKESDAKIPGTEVVTAATALGTVGLSICYDLRFPELYRRLAFAGARFLMIPSAFTFPTGEAHWDTLIRARAIENQCFVIAPAQFGANVHGFSDYGNSMIVDPWGRVLARAGDQEGVVVAPLDLDYLERVRRELPSLAHARLK
- a CDS encoding CoA transferase, producing MAEGPLAGFRILDLTQVVSGPFATQTLGDLGADIIKVEPPAGDLTRSVGVPRKKGVAAGFLVFNRNKRSIVIDLKQSRGVDLVKMLAARCDAIIENNRPGVADRLGIGYADIRKVNPKIVYCAIHGFGAKGPRADAPAFDPVIQGHSGMAALQGSGGKPVAVRMALADKISGMTAALSIVAALHAARNRGVGQYVRVPMLDAMMAFAANDTMIGYAFVPEDEFKNQVPNSLSIEPFRTKDGYVAISPFTDAQWQRLTAGVGHPEWWQIPGRRERIRTCLKGFAELFPQQETAHWLKILKESDCPGGPVHSYETLFSDPEVVANESFTTYEHPEAGPVRTPRPGWRFSETPARISRRPPLLGEHTEEILREANIARETIEELRADKVII